The Acetomicrobium sp. S15 = DSM 107314 nucleotide sequence TTCGGACTCGACCTGAAAGCTGTTGAAGCCATTGCCTGTGAGGTGGCAGAGGTAGCCAAAGCCGGCGTGGAGTTGGCCATGGTAGTAGGCGGTGGAAATATTTTTCGCGGCGTGGAGGCTGTTAAGGGAGGCATGGACAGAGCCCAGGCCGATTATATGGGCATGCTCGCCACGGTCATAAACGCCTTGGCGCTTCAAGATTCTCTCGAAAGGCTGAAAGTGCCGACGCGCGTTCAGACAGCCGTAGAGATGAGGCAGTTGGCGGAGCCGTTCATCCGTAGAAGGGCTATAAGGCATTTAGAGAAAGGAAGAGTCGTCATCTTCGCTGCAGGTACAGGTTCCCCGTATTTTTCCACCGATACGGCGGCCGCGTTGCGAGCCGCTGAAATCCGGGCAGACTGCCTGCTGAAAGGCACCAAGGTCGACGGCGTATACGAAAAAGACCCGGAGAAAGAGCCCGACGCCTCGTTTTTGCCTCATATTTCCTATATGGAAGCCTTGACGCGTCAGCTCAAGGTGATGGATGCCACAGCCTTCTCGCTTTGCATGGAAAATGCCGTGCCAATTGTCGTCTTCAACATCCTACGCCCTGGCAACTTGAGGCGGATAGTGCTCGACGGCGAACGGGTCGGAACGGTCGTCGATTCCTCAAAAGGTTGATATTCAGGGGTACATAAGGCAAAATTGAGGTAAGGTTTGGATTGAAAGGGGAAGTGGAGATGCCCGATAATATGCTTAAGGAACTATCTATCCGGATGGAGAAGGTGGTATCTCACCTTAAGGAAGAGCTTGTAGCTTTGAGAACGGCTCGGGCTCATCCAGCTCTGGTAGAGGGCATAAATGTTGAATATTACGGGAGCACGATGCCCATAAAACAGCTTGCTACGGTCGCCGTCCCCGAGCCCAGACAGCTTATGATCATCCCCTGGGATAAGTCGGCCGTGAAGGTCATCGAGAAGGCCATCATGGCTTCTTCTTTAGGGGTTACGCCGCAGAGCGATGGCGAAAGCATTCGCCTAACGTTGCCGGAGCTGACTCGCGAGCGTCGCACAGAGCTGGTCAAGCTTGTGCGCCGCCACGCCGAGGATGCGCGCGTGGCTATACGAAACTTGCGCCGCAACGCTTTGGAGGATGCCAAGAAGAAAGAGAAAGACGGTGAAATCACAGAAGACGATCTAAAGCGTTATCGCGAGGAGATTCAAAATATCACAGATGAGTTCATAAAGAAAGTCGATCAAGTGATGGAAGATAAAGAGAAGGAAATCATGGAAGAGTAAGACCCGCGTCGCTTACTTCACTGACAGCTTTAGCGGCAAACCGAGGCGAGCTCCTTGTATCAAGAGAGACTGTTAGGAATAGAGCATAATATGTTCAGGGGGTGAGTCGTTATGAAGGCGAGAAAGTGTTGTGTTATCTTGATGGCGGTGTTTCTGGTTGCCTTCGCTACGGGGGGAGCTTTTGGAGCGAAGGAAAATTGGCCCGCACAGCTGCGCTTTCCGTCTGGCCCTCCAGGGGGGACGTGGTTCGCCTTGGGTGGGGCCATAGCCGATATGTGGACGAAGAGCGTCATCCAAGTGACGAGCGGTAGCGGCGGCGGCGTAAGCAATGTTGTGAATGCCGGGCGCGGAGAGGCCGATTTGGGGCTTTCTACTACCTCTATGCTTGGTGCAGCGGCAAAGGGGCTGGATCCGTTCAAAGAGCCGGTCGAGGGGACGGCGCTATTTGCGAACATCTA carries:
- the pyrH gene encoding UMP kinase is translated as MPVYSRVLLKLSGEVLAGSKSFGLDLKAVEAIACEVAEVAKAGVELAMVVGGGNIFRGVEAVKGGMDRAQADYMGMLATVINALALQDSLERLKVPTRVQTAVEMRQLAEPFIRRRAIRHLEKGRVVIFAAGTGSPYFSTDTAAALRAAEIRADCLLKGTKVDGVYEKDPEKEPDASFLPHISYMEALTRQLKVMDATAFSLCMENAVPIVVFNILRPGNLRRIVLDGERVGTVVDSSKG
- the frr gene encoding ribosome recycling factor, yielding MPDNMLKELSIRMEKVVSHLKEELVALRTARAHPALVEGINVEYYGSTMPIKQLATVAVPEPRQLMIIPWDKSAVKVIEKAIMASSLGVTPQSDGESIRLTLPELTRERRTELVKLVRRHAEDARVAIRNLRRNALEDAKKKEKDGEITEDDLKRYREEIQNITDEFIKKVDQVMEDKEKEIMEE